The Streptomyces racemochromogenes DNA segment CCCAAAAGGAACTCACTACGGACCGATACGGGGGACACGGGTGTGCTGCGGGGCTTGCAGGGGTTCAAGGACGTACCGAGGGTCGTGTGGCTGCTGGCCGCGGGGGTCTTCGTCAACGCCGTCGTCAGCTTCACCTTCGTCTTCGTCTTCCTCTACCTGACCGGCCCCCGCGGCCTCGGCGCCGCCCAGGCGGGCCTGGCCACCGGCATCGGCGGCATCGGACTCGTCGCCGGCAACTTCACGGGCGGCTGGTACGGCGACCGCTTCGGCCACCGCCGGGTGCTGCTCGCCGCCTCCGCCCTCGGCGGGCTCGCCCTGATGGCCTTCCCCGCGCTGCCCACCCCGCTGCTGTACGCCGCCCTGACGGTGGCCCAGTACGCCTCGGGCGTCATCCGCGCGGCGAACTCCGCCCTGGTCGCCGTCACCGTCCCCGAGGGGGCCCGCCGCCAGGCCTTCGCCGTCGTCCGCGCCGTCTCCAACGGCGGCTTCACCCTCGGCCCGCCGCTGGGCGCCCTGCTCGCCTCCGGGCTCTCGTACGACTGGCTCTTCCTCGCAGACGGCCTCGGCACCCTCTTCTTCGCCGCCTGGACCGCCCGCGTCGTCCCGGCGCGCGGCGCCGCCCGCACACCCGCCGCGGCCCCGGACGGGGGTCAGGGCCGCGGCGGCGTGTGGGCGGAGCTGCGGGCGCGCCCCGCGGTGCCGGTGCTGCTCGGCGCGGTCCTGGTCGTGGACGTGGTCTACCGCCAGCAGTACTCCCTCTTCCCCGTCTACCTCGCCGACCACGGCCTCGACGTACGGGCCTTCGGGCTGATCATCGCCCTCAACGGAGCCGTCATCCTGCTGCTGGAACTGCCCGCCGCCGTCGCCCTGCGCGACCGGCCGCCGCTGGCGGTCATCGGAAGCGGACTCGTCCTCGTCGGCGCCGGGTACGCGGCCCTGCTCCTCGGCGCCGGCGCGGCGACCGCCGTCGCCATGATGGTGCTGCTCAGCCTCGGCGAGATCCTCTACAAGACCACCGCCACCGCCTACGTCGCCGACCAGGCGCCCGAGCACGCCGTCGGCCGCTTCCAGAGCCTGTACGCCGGGGTCTCGGTCAGCGGGACCGTCCTCGCCCCGCCCGCCGGCGGGGCCGTGTACGCGGCCGCCCCCGGCCTCCTGTGGCCGCTGTGCGCCGCCCTGGCGGCGGGCGCCGGCGCGGTCGTCCTGGCCCGGCACCGCACCGAGGCGCGCGCCGCCCGGCGGCGCGCGCAGCGACACGCCGCGCGCCCGGCACATGAGACCGGTTCGCGACCGCGGCCCGTCGCCGGTTAGGTTTCGGGCATGACTGCTACGCGTACCACCGGCGCCGTCGCCGCCGGACTTGCCACCATCACCGCCGACGGCACCGTCCTCGACACCTGGTTCCCCGCCCCCGAGCTGGCCGACGCGCCCGGCCCGGCCGGCACCGAGCGCCTCACCGCCGAGCAGGCCGTGGAGCTCCTCGGCGCCGCCGCGGCCAAGGCCATCCGCTCGGACGCGGTCCGCGGGGTCGAGGTCGTAGCCGTCCGCACCGTCATCGCCTCCCTGGAGGACAAGCCGCTGGACGCGCACGACGCGTACCTGCGCCTGCACCTGCTGAGCCACCGCCTGGTCAAGCCGCACGGCCAGAACCTGGACGGCGTCTTCGGCCTGCTCACCAACGTCGCCTGGACCTCGCTCGGCCCCGTCGCCGTCGACCAGGTCGAGACCGTCCGGCTGAACGCGCGCGCCGAGGGCCTGCACCTCCAGGTCACCTCGATCGACAAGTTCCCGCGCATGACCGACTACGTCGCCCCCAAGGGCGTGCGCATCGCCGACGCCGACCGCGTCCGCCTCGGCGCGCACCTCGCCGAGGGCACCACCGTCATGCACGAGGGCTTCGTCAACTTCAACGCCGGCACCCTGGGCACCTCCATGGTCGAGGGCCGCATCTCCGCGGGCGTCGTCGTCGGCGACGGCTCCGACATCGGCGGCGGCGCGTCCACCATGGGCACCCTCTCGGGCGGCGGCAAGCAGATCATCTCGATCGGCGAGCGCACCCTGGTCGGCGCCGAGGCGGGCATCGGCATCGCGCTCGGCGACGAGTGCGTCGTCGAGGCCGGCCTCTACGTCACCGCCGGCACCCGGGTGACCCTCCCGGACGGCCAGATCGTCAAGGCCCTGGAGCTCTCCGGCGCCGACAACATCCTCTTCCGCCGCAACTCGGTCACCGGCGCCGTCGAGGCCCGCCCGTACAAGGCGAACTGGGGCGGCCTCAACGAGGTCCTGCACAGCCACAACTGACGCCGCGGGCAGCGCCCGTCTGCCGCCACGTCACCACCGAGTGCCCTCCCGCCGTGCGCGGGAGGGCACTCGCCGTTTCCGGCGGGGCGGACGCTCAGTCCACCAGGCGCAGGAACCAGCGGCGCGAGGGGTGGGTGTCGCAGTCGAACTGGACGAGCGGGTGGTTGTTGGCGGTGGTCGACCCGCCCGCGACGGTCGCGCACTTGCCGGTCTGGACGTTCACCAGCTGGTACGTGCCCTCCGGGACGTCAGCCACCGCGACCGCGGCCGTCGCGGCCGCCGCGTCGTCCGCGGCGCACGTCCGGCGCCCGGGCCCCGGTGGTCGGGGCGGCGGCTGCCTCTCCCACTGTCGGGGGGCGTGACCGGCCCCGCAACCGATGCCGGCGCCGACGCCCGGACGCGCCGGAACGCCCCTCGCGCCACGGGGGCGAGGGGCGTTCCGGGATGTTCCGGGGGGCACCCGGTCGGTGCGGGGCGCCCGGTCAGTTCAGGGCGATCGTGCGGATCAGGCCCGCGAAGGCCCGCTCCTCCGCCTCGGTCAGCTCCACCGACTCCATGGGGTGCGTGGCCGCGGTGCGCTGGGACGGGATCACCGGCAGGCCCTCGCAGGCGCCTGGCTCCGGGTGGTGGAAGCGGCTGTCCCACAGCATGTGGCCGAGACCGACGACCCACACGAGGACGGCCACGGCGAGGACGGCGAGGCCGATTTCCTGGGCGAGCGACATGGACGGGAACACGCGGTCCTCCCGGGATGCGGGGGTACAAGGAGGGCAAGTTCGGGCGTGGGGACACTCAACACCACAACCGGAAGATTTTGTCCCCTGTGTGTCCAGCGTCACGCCAGGGCCGAAAGTCCCGTACC contains these protein-coding regions:
- the dapD gene encoding 2,3,4,5-tetrahydropyridine-2,6-dicarboxylate N-succinyltransferase; translation: MTATRTTGAVAAGLATITADGTVLDTWFPAPELADAPGPAGTERLTAEQAVELLGAAAAKAIRSDAVRGVEVVAVRTVIASLEDKPLDAHDAYLRLHLLSHRLVKPHGQNLDGVFGLLTNVAWTSLGPVAVDQVETVRLNARAEGLHLQVTSIDKFPRMTDYVAPKGVRIADADRVRLGAHLAEGTTVMHEGFVNFNAGTLGTSMVEGRISAGVVVGDGSDIGGGASTMGTLSGGGKQIISIGERTLVGAEAGIGIALGDECVVEAGLYVTAGTRVTLPDGQIVKALELSGADNILFRRNSVTGAVEARPYKANWGGLNEVLHSHN
- a CDS encoding MFS transporter, which translates into the protein MRGLQGFKDVPRVVWLLAAGVFVNAVVSFTFVFVFLYLTGPRGLGAAQAGLATGIGGIGLVAGNFTGGWYGDRFGHRRVLLAASALGGLALMAFPALPTPLLYAALTVAQYASGVIRAANSALVAVTVPEGARRQAFAVVRAVSNGGFTLGPPLGALLASGLSYDWLFLADGLGTLFFAAWTARVVPARGAARTPAAAPDGGQGRGGVWAELRARPAVPVLLGAVLVVDVVYRQQYSLFPVYLADHGLDVRAFGLIIALNGAVILLLELPAAVALRDRPPLAVIGSGLVLVGAGYAALLLGAGAATAVAMMVLLSLGEILYKTTATAYVADQAPEHAVGRFQSLYAGVSVSGTVLAPPAGGAVYAAAPGLLWPLCAALAAGAGAVVLARHRTEARAARRRAQRHAARPAHETGSRPRPVAG
- a CDS encoding RICIN domain-containing protein, coding for MADVPEGTYQLVNVQTGKCATVAGGSTTANNHPLVQFDCDTHPSRRWFLRLVD